From the Chthoniobacterales bacterium genome, one window contains:
- a CDS encoding DNA polymerase, producing the protein MPLPANHIDLYAEFRLLTCGSHWDGGYALVDALRYFGIDAVDAAGKTEMRKLAVRGGPFTAEEKRDLLRYCERDVEATLRLFGVMRDKIDLPRALIRGRYVNVVAMMEHHGIPVDADLVGQLRENWAEIRGLLISSVDRDYGVFDRGSFRTRRWEEWLRTRGIEWPRLASGAMALDFDTFRDVARSYPEVAPMKELRATLSKLRIDSLPVGPDGRNRTLLSPFRAKTGRNQPKSSQFIFGPAKWVRGLIRPPAGKALAYCDFSNQEFGISAALSGDIGMQAAYCTGDPYLAFAKSAGAAPEDATAKSHRAARTLFKTCVLGMQYAMGAETLARRTKLSIAHARALIDTHRTTYPAYWRWTQSVQDQATLNGQLQASFGWRVRVNDDTNPRSTGNFLAQANGAEMLRVACILASEARVAICAPLHDALLIEADADDIDVHVELCRSAMRRASELVLAGFPLRIEAKITRYPDRFPTSAAAMWEKVLGILDQVAPDAAVGRNGTPSVSPGNTRLLFS; encoded by the coding sequence ATGCCGCTACCCGCCAACCACATCGACCTTTACGCGGAATTCCGACTCCTGACGTGCGGGTCGCACTGGGACGGCGGTTATGCGTTGGTCGATGCCCTGCGGTATTTCGGAATCGACGCAGTGGACGCAGCGGGAAAAACCGAGATGCGCAAACTGGCGGTCCGCGGCGGCCCGTTCACCGCAGAGGAGAAACGCGACCTCCTCCGATATTGCGAGCGGGATGTCGAGGCGACCTTGCGGCTTTTTGGCGTAATGCGGGATAAGATTGACCTTCCGCGCGCCTTGATCCGCGGTCGCTACGTGAACGTGGTCGCTATGATGGAGCATCACGGAATTCCGGTCGACGCGGACCTGGTCGGCCAACTCCGGGAAAATTGGGCGGAAATCCGCGGCTTGCTGATTTCGAGCGTTGACCGCGACTACGGCGTCTTCGACCGGGGCTCATTCAGGACTCGTAGGTGGGAGGAATGGCTGCGTACGCGTGGAATTGAGTGGCCTCGGCTTGCTAGCGGCGCGATGGCGCTAGACTTCGACACGTTTCGGGATGTTGCCCGGTCGTATCCAGAAGTCGCGCCGATGAAGGAGCTGCGCGCGACTCTCAGTAAATTGCGGATTGATAGCTTGCCCGTCGGCCCAGACGGCAGGAACCGCACGTTACTCTCTCCCTTTCGCGCGAAAACCGGGCGCAATCAGCCGAAGTCGAGTCAATTCATTTTCGGTCCGGCGAAGTGGGTACGCGGCCTGATTCGCCCACCTGCAGGGAAGGCCCTCGCCTACTGTGATTTTTCAAATCAGGAATTTGGAATTTCGGCTGCGCTCTCCGGAGACATCGGCATGCAAGCGGCATACTGCACGGGCGATCCGTACCTTGCGTTTGCGAAGAGTGCCGGCGCTGCTCCCGAAGACGCGACCGCCAAAAGCCACAGGGCGGCTCGCACGCTGTTCAAGACCTGCGTGCTCGGGATGCAGTACGCCATGGGAGCGGAGACCCTCGCGCGTCGGACCAAGCTTTCTATCGCGCACGCGCGTGCGTTGATCGACACGCACCGCACGACGTATCCCGCGTACTGGAGATGGACTCAGAGCGTGCAGGATCAAGCGACCCTTAACGGGCAGTTGCAGGCCTCTTTCGGATGGCGCGTGCGTGTCAACGACGACACGAATCCGCGGTCGACTGGCAATTTTTTGGCGCAGGCGAACGGCGCGGAGATGCTCCGCGTTGCCTGCATCCTGGCGTCTGAAGCCCGGGTCGCAATCTGCGCTCCCCTGCACGATGCGCTCTTGATCGAAGCCGACGCGGACGACATTGATGTTCACGTCGAGCTTTGCCGGTCGGCAATGCGCCGGGCGAGCGAACTCGTGCTGGCAGGGTTTCCTCTGCGGATCGAGGCCAAAATCACCCGCTATCCTGATCGCTTTCCGACCAGCGCGGCAGCGATGTGGGAAAAAGTCCTGGGCATTCTGGATCAGGTCGCGCCCGATGCCGCGGTGGGTCGCAACGGGACACCGAGTGTGTCGCCGGGAAACACCCGGCTCCTCTTTTCATAA
- a CDS encoding recombinase family protein, with protein MNEPPFVNKRNPAQKWVCYFRVSTNKQGHSGLGLDAQRDSVTRYITEKGGAIIAVFTEIESGKKASNRPALNEAIAMCRAKRATLCIAKLDRLARNVHFISGLLETGVNFLAVDQPTKDRFMLHLHAAFAEEEARRISIRTKEALAAAKRRGVDIGATGRTLAARHKAEALARAKAYVPIIAELRRAGITQVRQTRDELNRRGVPSPGGAHWHLLNTHKMLNRIAALSG; from the coding sequence ATGAATGAACCACCATTCGTTAATAAACGGAACCCCGCACAGAAGTGGGTTTGCTATTTCCGCGTCAGCACCAACAAGCAAGGCCACAGCGGCCTTGGATTGGACGCACAACGCGACTCGGTCACTCGCTACATCACGGAGAAAGGCGGCGCGATAATCGCGGTGTTCACTGAAATCGAGTCGGGCAAGAAAGCTTCGAATCGACCAGCCCTGAACGAGGCTATTGCGATGTGCCGTGCCAAACGCGCGACCCTCTGCATCGCGAAGCTGGATCGACTGGCGCGGAACGTTCATTTCATTTCAGGCCTCTTGGAAACGGGGGTCAATTTTCTGGCGGTCGATCAACCAACGAAAGATCGGTTCATGCTGCATCTCCACGCGGCCTTCGCGGAGGAGGAGGCCCGACGAATTTCGATTCGAACCAAGGAGGCGCTGGCGGCCGCGAAGCGACGGGGGGTCGATATCGGTGCGACCGGACGCACACTCGCCGCACGCCACAAGGCCGAAGCCTTGGCCCGGGCCAAGGCTTACGTTCCAATCATCGCCGAGCTACGACGCGCTGGAATCACGCAAGTGCGACAGACCCGAGATGAATTGAACAGGCGTGGAGTGCCTTCGCCTGGCGGCGCGCATTGGCATTTGCTCAATACGCACAAAATGCTCAATCGCATTGCCGCGTTGAGCGGCTAA
- a CDS encoding site-specific DNA-methyltransferase, with protein MLRPKSTVSELDGPSVVASRSERSITATAIPPQTEYAGAATQHTLHCGDARAMEWIPDASVHLVVTSPPYFNLKRYNAHESQLGNLADLDSFLDEIDKVWRHCYRVLIPGGRLVCNTGDVCLARRRNNGRHLVIPLHAHYSVRAERLGFDYLTPILWNKIANAAFEAEGNGGGFLGKPYEPNGIIKNDIEYILMLRKHGAYRQPTSDQRSSSRLTKEEQAQWFRPIWTDLRGESTKHHPAPFPVELAYRLVRMFSFTGDTVLDPFGGTGSTTLAAMKANRNSIMNELDAEYFQLARTKIVNAAAQQHLFRQTPQITVHP; from the coding sequence ATGCTGCGCCCTAAATCGACCGTCTCAGAGCTGGACGGTCCTAGTGTCGTAGCGTCGCGGTCGGAGCGTTCTATCACGGCGACCGCCATCCCGCCGCAAACCGAATATGCGGGTGCCGCCACTCAGCATACACTCCATTGCGGCGACGCCCGAGCGATGGAGTGGATTCCAGATGCGAGCGTGCACCTTGTTGTAACGTCTCCGCCGTATTTTAATCTCAAACGCTACAACGCCCACGAGTCGCAGCTTGGCAACCTCGCCGATTTGGACAGTTTCCTAGACGAGATCGACAAAGTCTGGCGTCATTGCTATCGCGTATTGATACCCGGAGGACGACTCGTCTGTAACACCGGCGATGTTTGTCTTGCCCGCCGTCGAAACAACGGACGACACCTCGTAATTCCTCTGCATGCGCATTACTCCGTCCGCGCGGAGCGCCTCGGTTTTGACTATCTGACTCCAATCCTCTGGAACAAAATAGCCAACGCGGCGTTCGAAGCCGAAGGAAACGGTGGCGGATTTCTCGGAAAGCCTTACGAGCCCAACGGGATAATCAAGAATGATATCGAGTATATTCTGATGCTGCGAAAGCATGGCGCTTACCGACAACCCACATCAGATCAGAGATCGTCGTCTCGACTCACAAAGGAAGAACAGGCCCAGTGGTTTCGCCCCATTTGGACTGACCTCCGTGGGGAATCAACCAAACATCATCCCGCACCATTCCCCGTCGAACTTGCTTATCGTTTGGTAAGGATGTTTTCGTTTACTGGCGACACTGTCCTCGACCCATTTGGAGGCACGGGCTCAACGACGTTGGCTGCGATGAAGGCGAACAGAAACAGCATCATGAACGAGCTGGATGCAGAATACTTTCAACTCGCGCGAACAAAGATCGTGAATGCAGCCGCGCAACAGCACTTGTTTCGGCAGACTCCGCAAATCACGGTTCACCCGTAA
- a CDS encoding TIR domain-containing protein produces the protein MYNLLVSSVEETWNGSPWLLEVGRCVREYTDTAITKRFAELDANAVNELRKLPSIFAYETPSKVAPQFGVLRDLTKRQGQVRIEYELQEVHPFLSARDLVALAFELDIGKWEMNRTHWAVKDINLAKELRAKGITLPEWVRDISKAVDITTHAFDVALSFPGEARVTVEAIALELERRIGPNSYFYDNNYVSQLARPSLDILLQDIYRSRAKLVVVFLCEEYQGKDWCGIEFRAIREIIMKRDHKRIMFVRLDDGVVEGVFNTDGYIDARQFTPAQIAQFIQERVELLG, from the coding sequence ATGTACAACTTGCTCGTCTCCTCGGTCGAAGAAACGTGGAATGGAAGCCCCTGGCTTTTGGAGGTCGGTCGGTGCGTGAGGGAGTACACCGATACGGCAATCACCAAGCGTTTTGCTGAGCTCGATGCAAATGCTGTAAACGAACTCAGAAAGCTTCCGAGCATCTTCGCGTATGAAACGCCAAGCAAGGTTGCTCCCCAATTTGGCGTACTGAGAGACCTCACCAAGCGTCAGGGTCAGGTGCGAATCGAATACGAACTGCAAGAGGTCCATCCTTTCTTGTCGGCAAGGGACCTCGTTGCCCTCGCATTCGAACTCGACATTGGGAAGTGGGAAATGAATCGCACGCACTGGGCCGTTAAGGACATCAACCTCGCGAAGGAGCTACGAGCAAAGGGGATCACTCTTCCTGAGTGGGTTCGTGATATTTCAAAGGCCGTTGATATCACGACTCACGCGTTTGATGTTGCACTTTCTTTTCCAGGGGAGGCTCGGGTAACCGTGGAGGCAATCGCACTGGAACTCGAACGTCGGATAGGGCCAAATTCATACTTTTACGACAACAATTACGTGTCCCAACTGGCACGTCCGTCGCTCGACATCTTGCTCCAAGACATTTACCGCAGTCGAGCTAAGCTAGTTGTAGTGTTTCTCTGCGAGGAATACCAAGGAAAAGACTGGTGCGGTATCGAATTCCGGGCCATCCGAGAAATCATCATGAAACGGGACCACAAAAGGATCATGTTTGTTCGGTTAGACGACGGCGTGGTCGAGGGCGTATTCAATACCGATGGGTACATCGACGCCCGACAGTTCACGCCGGCGCAGATCGCGCAATTCATCCAAGAACGCGTTGAGCTTCTTGGCTAG
- a CDS encoding helix-turn-helix transcriptional regulator, which produces MENPRNMIGPQLRQIRNNRGLSQPKLAELLQRKGWDISRDTVAKIEDQRRWVSDFETAFLAEVLQVPLEVLFVAPGRSPKARDYISRLERPLG; this is translated from the coding sequence ATGGAGAACCCTCGCAACATGATCGGCCCGCAGTTGAGGCAAATTCGTAATAATCGTGGGCTATCTCAGCCGAAGCTGGCAGAACTGCTCCAGCGGAAGGGCTGGGATATTTCGCGCGATACCGTTGCCAAGATTGAAGATCAGCGGCGGTGGGTGTCCGATTTCGAGACCGCGTTTCTCGCGGAAGTGTTGCAGGTACCGCTGGAGGTGTTATTCGTAGCGCCCGGGCGCTCTCCAAAAGCGCGCGATTACATTTCGCGACTCGAGCGACCGCTAGGTTGA